Proteins encoded by one window of Venturia canescens isolate UGA chromosome 2, ASM1945775v1, whole genome shotgun sequence:
- the LOC122407134 gene encoding uncharacterized protein, which yields MVRLSDFFAIWLLTIGIVSCYVSSDRAASANGIDFSENSESYQKNANNFVNVPAHDQNEDPNDDNELANGRSEEEGVAGSVDPEKSSDHKRIARNICKPADDVKVRICYRGLCRSPPANATA from the exons ATGGTGAGACTTTCTGACTTTTTTGCCATTTGGCTACTCACCATTGGAATCGTTAGCTGCTATGTCTCCAGCGATCGAGCCGCTTCAGCGAATGGCATTGACTTTTCCGAAAACTCTGAAAGTTATCAG AAAAATGCTAACAACTTCGTTAATGTCCCTGCTCATGATCAAAATGAAGATCCCAACGACGATAACGAATTGGCAAATGGAAGAAGTGAGGAAGAGGGTGTTGCAGGTTCCGTAGATCCTGAAAAGTCATCGGACCACAAAAGGATCGCTAGAAA CATTTGCAAACCGGCCGACGATGTGAAGGTACGAATTTGCTATAGAGGGCTTTGCAGATCTCCCCCTGCGAACGCAACAGCTTAA